One Nocardioides aromaticivorans genomic window carries:
- a CDS encoding DUF2550 domain-containing protein encodes MAWWEWLLDICGALLLLCVLYGAGLIVRRRLLSRHGGTFELSHRYRMDRPERGWVLGLGRYSDETLEWFRVFSLSPRPKQTWTREELDYDGRREPLGAEQASLYPDHLVIRCQSPNGLVELAMSVSSLTGFQAWLEAMPPGTDWNRVKGSS; translated from the coding sequence ATGGCTTGGTGGGAGTGGCTGCTCGACATCTGTGGCGCCCTCCTGCTGCTGTGTGTGCTGTACGGCGCCGGACTGATCGTCCGGCGCCGTCTGCTGTCCCGGCACGGTGGCACCTTCGAGCTGAGCCACCGCTACCGCATGGACCGGCCCGAGCGCGGCTGGGTCCTGGGCCTCGGTCGGTACTCCGACGAGACGCTCGAGTGGTTCCGCGTCTTCTCGCTGTCGCCACGCCCGAAGCAGACGTGGACCCGCGAGGAGCTCGACTACGACGGTCGGCGCGAGCCGCTGGGTGCCGAGCAGGCCTCGTTGTACCCCGACCACCTGGTCATCCGGTGCCAGTCGCCGAACGGCCTCGTGGAGCTCGCCATGAGCGTCTCGTCGCTCACGGGCTTCCAGGCGTGGCTGGAGGCCATGCCTCCCGGCACCGACTGGAACCGGGTCAAGGGCTCGTCCTAG
- a CDS encoding MFS transporter — MEPTCADVTFGSRTGRAVLAAATLGSAMALLDSTVVNVALRQVGEDLEASLSDLQWVTNGYLLTLAALTLLGGSLGDRFGRRRIFVLGVVGFAVTSAACGLAPSAPFLVVARIAQGAAAALLTPGSLAMIQGSFAPGDRARAIGTWSGFGSVAAAVGPFVGGWLVEAASWRWVFLINLPVAALALLAARAVPETRDPEAVPGFDTRGAVLGALGLGGVTYALIQWTTTPPAAAVALVLGLLAGVAFVVAERRSPHPMLPLSLFGSRQFSAANGMTLLTYAALGGVLFFLVLQLQTVGGYGALRAGLATLPITVAMVLLAGRGGALAARIGPRLPMTVGPLLCGVGTFLLARVDADVDYWLDVAVPLTVFGLGLASLVAPLTAAVLAAAPDHHAGVASGINNAVARAGSLLAVAALPLLVGLSGEDYQVPSEFAHGYRAAMLWCAGLLVVSGVFSWLTIRNPSTVVE, encoded by the coding sequence ATGGAACCCACCTGCGCTGACGTCACGTTCGGCTCCCGCACCGGACGCGCGGTGCTCGCGGCGGCGACGCTCGGCAGCGCCATGGCGCTGCTCGACAGCACGGTCGTCAACGTCGCGCTCCGTCAGGTCGGTGAGGACCTCGAGGCGAGCCTCAGCGACCTGCAGTGGGTGACCAACGGCTACCTGCTCACCCTCGCCGCCCTCACCCTGCTGGGTGGCTCGCTGGGCGACCGCTTCGGCCGGCGTCGCATCTTCGTGCTCGGAGTCGTCGGCTTCGCGGTCACGTCCGCGGCGTGCGGACTGGCCCCGTCGGCGCCCTTCCTCGTGGTCGCGCGGATCGCCCAGGGGGCCGCTGCCGCCTTGTTGACCCCGGGAAGCCTGGCCATGATCCAGGGTTCCTTCGCACCGGGCGACCGGGCACGGGCGATCGGGACCTGGTCGGGCTTCGGGAGCGTGGCCGCCGCGGTGGGACCGTTCGTGGGTGGCTGGCTCGTCGAGGCGGCCAGCTGGCGGTGGGTCTTCCTCATCAACCTGCCCGTCGCGGCACTGGCGCTCCTGGCGGCGCGCGCCGTGCCGGAGACGCGTGACCCCGAGGCCGTGCCGGGCTTCGACACCCGGGGCGCCGTGCTCGGCGCCCTCGGCCTCGGCGGCGTCACCTACGCGCTGATCCAGTGGACCACGACCCCACCGGCAGCCGCGGTCGCGCTCGTCCTCGGCCTGCTGGCGGGCGTCGCCTTCGTCGTCGCCGAGCGGCGCAGCCCGCACCCGATGCTGCCGCTGTCGCTCTTCGGGTCGCGCCAGTTCTCCGCCGCCAACGGGATGACCCTGCTGACCTACGCCGCGCTCGGTGGCGTGCTCTTCTTCCTCGTGCTGCAGCTCCAGACCGTCGGTGGGTACGGCGCGCTCCGCGCCGGTCTCGCGACGCTGCCCATCACGGTCGCGATGGTCCTGCTGGCCGGTCGCGGGGGAGCGCTCGCCGCGCGGATCGGCCCGCGGCTGCCGATGACGGTCGGGCCGCTGCTGTGCGGCGTGGGCACCTTCCTGCTCGCCCGGGTCGACGCCGACGTCGACTACTGGCTCGACGTAGCCGTGCCGCTCACGGTCTTCGGCCTCGGCCTGGCCTCGCTGGTCGCTCCGTTGACGGCGGCGGTCCTCGCCGCCGCGCCCGACCACCACGCCGGCGTCGCGTCCGGCATCAACAACGCCGTCGCCCGTGCCGGCTCACTGCTGGCCGTCGCGGCCCTGCCACTGCTGGTCGGGCTCTCGGGGGAGGACTACCAGGTGCCGAGCGAGTTCGCGCACGGCTATCGCGCGGCGATGCTGTGGTGCGCCGGCCTGCTCGTGGTCAGCGGCGTCTTCTCCTGGCTGACCATCCGCAACCCCTCCACGGTCGTCGAGTAG
- a CDS encoding F0F1 ATP synthase subunit gamma, with translation MAVSLREYRARIKSTESMKKITRAMELIAASRIIKAQQRATAAAPYARELTRAVSAVATFSNVDHPLTREQENPKRAAVLVITSDRGLAGAYSSSVIKETERLSERLRAEGKELDFYLAGRKAEAYFKFRNRPYVQAWTGFSDQPTYDKAAEIGAALIEAFLKEQGEDGDVDEVHVVYTRFRSMLTQEPTAIRLLPLEVVEGEEAPEADELLPLYEFEPSASEVLDGLLPQYVQSRIFYALLQAAASELAARQKAMKSATDNAEELIKKLTRIANQARQAGITQEISEIVGGVNALADAQAAND, from the coding sequence CCATGGAGCTCATCGCTGCGTCCCGGATCATCAAGGCGCAGCAGCGGGCGACGGCGGCAGCGCCGTACGCCCGGGAGCTGACGCGCGCCGTGTCGGCGGTGGCGACGTTCTCGAACGTCGACCACCCGCTGACGCGGGAGCAGGAGAACCCGAAGCGGGCCGCGGTCCTGGTCATCACCAGCGACCGGGGTCTGGCGGGTGCCTACTCCTCGAGCGTCATCAAGGAGACCGAGCGGCTCAGCGAGCGGCTGCGGGCCGAGGGCAAGGAGCTCGACTTCTACCTCGCCGGGCGCAAGGCGGAGGCCTACTTCAAGTTCCGCAACCGCCCCTACGTCCAGGCCTGGACCGGGTTCTCCGACCAGCCGACGTACGACAAGGCGGCCGAGATCGGCGCCGCCCTGATCGAGGCGTTCCTCAAGGAGCAGGGCGAGGACGGTGACGTGGACGAGGTCCACGTCGTCTACACCCGCTTCCGCTCGATGCTCACCCAGGAGCCGACCGCGATCCGGCTGCTGCCGCTCGAGGTCGTCGAGGGTGAGGAGGCCCCCGAGGCCGACGAGCTGCTGCCGCTCTACGAGTTCGAGCCGTCGGCGTCCGAGGTCCTCGACGGGCTGCTCCCGCAGTACGTCCAGAGTCGGATCTTCTACGCCCTCCTGCAGGCCGCGGCCTCCGAGCTCGCGGCTCGCCAGAAGGCCATGAAGTCCGCGACGGACAATGCTGAGGAGCTGATCAAGAAGCTCACCCGGATCGCCAACCAGGCGCGCCAGGCGGGCATCACCCAGGAGATCAGCGAGATCGTCGGTGGCGTGAACGCCCTCGCCGACGCCCAGGCTGCGAACGACTGA
- a CDS encoding STAS domain-containing protein, producing the protein MGATISTDLQTTGAVLVLAGELDVRSTGEIRTALYEHLRVHGSYTDGRVLVDLSDVTSIDETALKVLAAASRRARRRGGAVVLRGACPAVRRMLHLTHLVRLFELERLPVPA; encoded by the coding sequence ATGGGCGCGACGATCAGCACCGACCTGCAGACGACCGGCGCCGTGCTCGTGCTCGCCGGGGAGCTCGACGTGCGGAGCACGGGCGAGATCCGAACCGCCCTCTACGAGCACCTCCGCGTCCACGGCTCCTACACCGACGGCCGCGTGCTGGTCGACCTGAGCGACGTGACCTCCATCGACGAGACCGCGCTCAAGGTGCTGGCTGCCGCCAGCCGCCGGGCCCGCCGCCGCGGCGGGGCCGTGGTGCTGCGCGGTGCCTGCCCCGCCGTACGCCGCATGCTCCACCTGACCCACCTGGTCCGGCTGTTCGAGCTCGAGCGGCTCCCGGTTCCCGCCTGA
- a CDS encoding F0F1 ATP synthase subunit epsilon gives MAETAVEHLHVELVAADRTVWSGEAAMIIARTLEGDIGVLRGHAPTLSLLSASVIEIQVAGTNQLVVAAVDGGFLSVAHDRVSILAEHVEKGEDIEVEQARIDLEEARRLLDSSNEAEQRVRHAEARIRAAEKVS, from the coding sequence ATGGCTGAGACCGCAGTCGAGCACCTGCACGTCGAGCTCGTCGCTGCCGACCGGACCGTGTGGTCCGGTGAGGCGGCGATGATCATCGCGCGCACGCTCGAGGGTGACATCGGCGTCCTGCGCGGTCACGCGCCGACGCTGTCGCTGCTGTCGGCCTCGGTGATCGAGATCCAGGTCGCGGGCACCAACCAGCTCGTGGTCGCCGCCGTCGACGGTGGCTTCCTGTCGGTCGCCCACGACCGGGTCTCGATCCTCGCCGAGCACGTCGAGAAGGGCGAGGACATCGAGGTGGAGCAGGCGCGGATCGACCTCGAGGAGGCGCGTCGCCTCCTCGACTCGAGCAACGAGGCGGAGCAGCGCGTGCGGCACGCCGAGGCCCGCATCCGCGCCGCAGAGAAGGTCAGCTAG
- a CDS encoding DEAD/DEAH box helicase: protein MNVLAQLTDTFLERHFDPGTLARAREVVERGAVRRPEIGMLSAASVTATAEVLGSRVEPYQVQLHVEAPTADYAGWLFTVCTCPVRSVCKHGAALALTLRQSFAPAASIPSIGSTWRRTLERVVTELDRQHREPVDEVPLALEISLQEPRRGYQGVGRTLHVRPLRRGRNKPWVKTGADWSDVAAAEVTGGFPRAQADAVAALHQLWMGHRSYYYAGVAPSLDEFGGQVVRALRTARDAGVTLLGGRGTAGVSVADDEAEVVVLLSDSASGGTAVHAAVTLGDQSWRGDDVIPIGNPATSVGLLDADGHLLIAALDSPMPLSVRHLVDGPGLTVPPADADDLRAELPVLMRHLTVRTETAAIELPEPLRPTLVLTVTWHTATKAGLAWTWEYGDDGSRTCALGSRDPLGGVRDRAAEREIVGQVAPELLGTTTATDGEALALAIHELPHLRTLPDVRVVEEERPDFREVDVAPEIRFDVVEPDDDKPVTDWFDLAVSVRVADESIPLPDVLAALTLGLEFLVLPSGMYVTTDRPEFDRLREVVAAAAELHDHDGERIAVGRQDLGLWAQLAETGLVDSQVAEWVRRAEALRDLTDIPRPEPQGLATRLRSYQREGFWWLAFLWQHGLGGILADDMGLGKTLQVLALIAHARSERPDEGPFLVVAPTSVVTAWADEAARHAPGLRVRVASRRTDDVAELAADADVVVTTYTLLRLAQEEYAAVTWAGLVLDEAQQVKNHQSKTYTAVRTLEVPFRLAVTGTPFENRLMELWSLLSITVPGLYPWPRRFAEKVVRPIERDADKAVLDRFRARVKPFLLRRTKELVADDLPPKQEQVLPVELAPRHRKIYDTHLAKERQRILGLVEDFDRNRVAIFSALTTLRQLALDPALVDEEHERVGSAKLDVLVDHLLEITAEGHRALVFSQFTSFLRRVRSRLEDAGIATTYLDGATRDRSAVIEEFRSGSAPVFLISLKAGGVGLTLTEADYVFVLDPWWNPAAEAQAVDRAHRIGQTKHVHVYRLVASDTIEEKVMELKARKAELFAQVIDGDGAMSTSIGADDIRGLFE, encoded by the coding sequence GTGAACGTCCTCGCCCAGCTCACCGACACCTTCCTGGAGCGTCACTTCGACCCCGGGACGCTGGCGCGCGCCCGTGAGGTCGTCGAGCGGGGCGCCGTGCGCCGGCCCGAGATCGGGATGCTGTCCGCCGCGTCGGTCACCGCGACGGCCGAGGTGCTGGGCTCGCGGGTCGAGCCCTACCAGGTGCAGCTGCACGTCGAGGCGCCCACGGCCGACTACGCGGGCTGGCTGTTCACCGTCTGCACGTGCCCCGTGCGCTCGGTGTGCAAGCACGGCGCCGCCCTCGCGCTGACCCTGCGCCAGAGCTTCGCGCCGGCCGCGAGCATCCCCTCGATCGGCTCGACCTGGCGACGGACGCTGGAACGGGTGGTGACCGAGCTCGACCGGCAGCACCGGGAGCCGGTCGACGAGGTCCCGCTGGCCCTCGAGATCAGCCTCCAGGAGCCGCGCCGCGGCTACCAGGGCGTCGGACGGACGCTGCACGTGCGCCCCCTGCGGCGTGGCCGCAACAAGCCCTGGGTCAAGACCGGCGCGGACTGGTCCGACGTGGCGGCGGCCGAGGTCACCGGCGGCTTCCCCCGCGCGCAGGCCGACGCCGTCGCGGCGCTGCACCAGCTCTGGATGGGCCACCGCTCCTACTACTACGCCGGCGTGGCGCCCTCGCTCGACGAGTTCGGCGGCCAGGTCGTGCGCGCGCTGCGCACGGCCCGCGACGCCGGCGTCACCCTGCTCGGCGGCAGGGGGACCGCGGGCGTCAGCGTCGCCGACGACGAGGCGGAGGTCGTCGTCCTGCTGTCCGACAGTGCGTCGGGTGGCACGGCCGTGCACGCGGCGGTGACCCTCGGCGACCAGTCGTGGCGCGGTGACGACGTCATCCCGATCGGCAACCCGGCCACGTCGGTCGGCCTGCTCGACGCCGACGGCCACCTGCTGATCGCCGCCCTCGACTCCCCCATGCCGCTGTCGGTGCGCCACCTCGTCGACGGGCCCGGGCTCACGGTCCCGCCCGCCGACGCCGACGACCTGCGCGCCGAGCTGCCGGTCCTGATGCGCCACCTGACGGTGCGCACGGAGACGGCGGCCATCGAGCTGCCCGAGCCGCTGCGCCCGACGCTGGTGCTCACGGTCACCTGGCACACCGCGACCAAGGCCGGGCTGGCCTGGACCTGGGAGTACGGCGACGACGGGAGCCGCACCTGCGCGCTCGGCAGCCGCGACCCGCTCGGCGGGGTCCGGGACCGGGCGGCCGAGCGCGAGATCGTCGGTCAGGTCGCTCCCGAGCTGCTCGGCACCACCACGGCCACCGACGGCGAGGCCCTCGCGCTGGCCATCCACGAGCTCCCCCACCTGCGCACCCTCCCCGACGTGCGGGTCGTGGAGGAGGAGCGCCCCGACTTCCGCGAGGTCGACGTCGCCCCCGAGATCCGCTTCGACGTCGTGGAGCCCGACGACGACAAGCCGGTCACCGACTGGTTCGACCTCGCCGTGAGCGTGCGGGTCGCCGACGAGTCGATCCCGCTGCCGGACGTGCTCGCGGCGCTCACGCTCGGCCTGGAGTTCCTCGTGCTGCCGAGTGGCATGTACGTCACCACCGACCGCCCCGAGTTCGACCGGCTCCGCGAGGTCGTCGCCGCGGCCGCCGAGCTGCACGACCACGACGGCGAGCGGATCGCCGTCGGCCGCCAGGACCTCGGCCTGTGGGCGCAGCTCGCCGAGACCGGCCTGGTCGACAGCCAGGTCGCCGAGTGGGTCCGGCGGGCGGAGGCCCTCCGCGACCTGACCGACATCCCCCGTCCGGAGCCCCAGGGTCTCGCCACCCGGCTGCGCAGCTACCAGCGCGAGGGCTTCTGGTGGCTGGCCTTCCTCTGGCAGCACGGCCTCGGCGGGATCCTCGCCGACGACATGGGCCTGGGCAAGACGCTCCAGGTGCTCGCGCTGATCGCGCATGCCCGGTCCGAGCGGCCCGACGAGGGTCCCTTCCTCGTCGTCGCGCCGACCAGCGTCGTGACCGCCTGGGCCGACGAGGCCGCCCGGCACGCGCCCGGCCTCCGGGTGCGGGTCGCGAGCCGCCGTACCGACGACGTCGCGGAGCTCGCCGCCGATGCCGACGTCGTCGTGACGACCTACACCCTGCTCCGCCTCGCCCAGGAGGAGTACGCCGCCGTCACGTGGGCGGGCCTGGTCCTCGACGAGGCCCAGCAGGTCAAGAACCACCAGAGCAAGACCTACACCGCCGTGCGCACCCTCGAGGTGCCCTTCCGGCTGGCCGTCACCGGCACCCCCTTCGAGAACCGGCTGATGGAGCTCTGGTCGCTGCTCTCCATCACGGTGCCCGGCCTCTACCCGTGGCCGCGCCGGTTCGCCGAGAAGGTCGTGCGCCCCATCGAGCGCGACGCCGACAAGGCCGTCCTCGACCGGTTCCGGGCGCGGGTCAAGCCGTTCCTGCTGCGCAGGACCAAGGAGCTCGTCGCCGACGACCTGCCGCCGAAGCAGGAACAGGTGCTGCCCGTCGAGCTCGCGCCCCGGCACCGCAAGATCTACGACACCCACCTCGCGAAGGAGCGCCAGCGCATCCTCGGCCTGGTCGAGGACTTCGACCGCAACCGGGTCGCGATCTTCAGCGCCCTGACCACCCTGCGCCAGCTCGCGCTCGACCCGGCACTGGTCGACGAGGAGCACGAGCGGGTCGGGTCGGCCAAGCTCGACGTCCTCGTCGACCACCTGCTCGAGATCACCGCGGAGGGTCATCGCGCGCTCGTCTTCAGCCAGTTCACCTCCTTCCTGCGCCGGGTCCGGTCGCGGCTGGAGGACGCCGGGATCGCCACGACCTACCTCGACGGCGCGACCCGCGACCGGAGCGCGGTCATCGAGGAGTTCCGGTCGGGCTCCGCCCCGGTCTTCCTCATCTCGCTCAAGGCGGGCGGTGTCGGCCTGACCCTGACCGAGGCCGACTACGTCTTCGTGCTCGACCCGTGGTGGAACCCCGCCGCCGAGGCGCAGGCCGTCGACCGCGCCCACCGGATCGGCCAGACCAAGCACGTCCACGTCTACCGGCTGGTCGCGAGCGACACCATCGAGGAGAAGGTCATGGAGCTCAAGGCACGCAAGGCCGAGCTCTTCGCCCAGGTGATCGACGGCGACGGCGCGATGAGCACCTCGATCGGTGCCGACGACATCCGCGGGCTGTTCGAGTGA
- a CDS encoding cob(I)yrinic acid a,c-diamide adenosyltransferase, with translation MVNLTRIYTRTGDAGETRLGDMSVTTKTDLRLEAYATVDEANAQIAVAVATGGLTDHVVAVLTHVQNEMFDVGADLCNPVVTDPEFPPLRIEQGSIDRLEHWCDHFNEDLEKLRSFILNGGTPAAAQLHVARTVVRRAERAAWAAHAVHAETMNPLAITYLNRLSDLLFILARHANREVGDVLWVPGGERGYDRGRGD, from the coding sequence ATGGTCAACCTCACCCGCATCTACACCCGGACCGGCGACGCCGGCGAGACCCGCTTGGGCGACATGAGCGTGACCACGAAGACCGACCTGCGGCTCGAGGCCTACGCGACGGTCGACGAGGCGAACGCGCAGATCGCGGTCGCGGTCGCCACCGGCGGGCTGACCGACCACGTCGTCGCCGTCCTCACCCACGTCCAGAACGAGATGTTCGACGTGGGCGCGGACCTCTGCAACCCGGTGGTGACCGACCCGGAGTTCCCGCCCCTGCGCATCGAGCAGGGCTCCATCGACCGGCTCGAGCACTGGTGCGACCACTTCAACGAGGACCTCGAGAAGCTCCGGTCCTTCATCCTCAACGGCGGCACGCCCGCGGCGGCCCAGCTCCACGTCGCCCGCACCGTCGTACGACGGGCCGAGCGGGCCGCCTGGGCCGCCCACGCCGTGCACGCCGAGACCATGAACCCCCTCGCGATCACCTACCTCAACCGGCTCAGCGACCTGCTCTTCATCCTCGCCCGGCACGCCAACCGCGAGGTCGGCGACGTGCTGTGGGTGCCGGGCGGCGAGCGCGGGTACGACCGCGGCCGCGGGGACTGA
- a CDS encoding protein meaA, whose product MPDASATPEKASHPKDRPWVMRTYAGHSTAEASNALYRTNLAKGQTGLSVAFDLPTQTGYDPDSPLSRGEVGKVGVPVPHLGEMRKLFDQIPLTEMNTSMTINATAMWLLAMYQVAAEEQNPDLSPSEVAHKLAGTTQNDIIKEYLSRGTYVFPPEHSLRLIGDMIAYTVHEIPKWNPINICSYHLQEAGATPVQEIAYAMCTAIAVLDQVKNSGQVSDDDFEKVVGRISFFVNAGVRFVEEMCKMRAFVELWDEITRERYGVQDEKMRRFRYGVQVNSLGLTEAQPENNVQRIVLEMLAVTLSKKARARAVQLPAWNEALGLPRPWDQQWSLRLQQVLAFESDLLEYEDIFDGSPVVEAKVRELVEGAKAEIDRVQAMGGAIAAVDSGYMKQELVSSHARRRAAIEAGEEIIVGVNKFDTTEQSPLTADLDGAIMVADPEAEKAALASVEAWKAQRDQAEVDAALARLAEDAKTGTNLMAATLAAARAGATTGEWAGVLREVFGEFRAPTGVAGAVGVAEAGAELTAVREAVQRTGDELGGRLRLLVGKPGLDGHSNGAEQVAVRARDAGFEVIYQGIRLTPEQIVAAAVAEDVHCVGLSILSGSHMELVPAVLDGLKAAGMGDVPVIVGGIIPESDGKALLELGVAAVYTPKDFGLTEIMGGIVEVIRKANGLA is encoded by the coding sequence ATGCCTGACGCCTCCGCCACGCCCGAGAAGGCCTCGCACCCCAAGGACCGCCCCTGGGTGATGCGCACGTACGCCGGCCACTCGACCGCCGAGGCGTCCAACGCGCTCTACCGCACCAACCTGGCCAAGGGACAGACCGGCCTCTCGGTCGCCTTCGACCTGCCCACGCAGACCGGCTACGACCCCGACAGCCCGCTCTCGCGCGGCGAGGTCGGCAAGGTCGGCGTACCGGTGCCGCACCTGGGCGAGATGCGCAAGCTCTTCGACCAGATCCCCCTCACCGAGATGAACACCTCGATGACGATCAACGCGACCGCCATGTGGCTGCTCGCGATGTACCAGGTCGCGGCGGAGGAGCAGAACCCCGACCTGTCGCCGTCGGAGGTCGCCCACAAGCTCGCGGGCACGACCCAGAACGACATCATCAAGGAGTACCTCTCGCGCGGGACCTATGTCTTCCCGCCGGAGCACTCCCTGCGCCTCATCGGCGACATGATCGCCTACACGGTCCACGAGATCCCGAAGTGGAACCCGATCAACATCTGCAGCTACCACTTGCAGGAGGCCGGCGCGACGCCGGTGCAGGAGATCGCCTACGCGATGTGCACGGCGATCGCCGTCCTCGACCAGGTGAAGAACTCCGGTCAGGTCTCCGACGACGACTTCGAGAAGGTCGTCGGCCGGATCTCGTTCTTCGTCAACGCGGGCGTCCGGTTCGTCGAGGAGATGTGCAAGATGCGCGCCTTCGTCGAGCTGTGGGACGAGATCACCCGTGAGCGCTACGGCGTGCAGGACGAGAAGATGCGCCGCTTCCGCTACGGCGTCCAGGTCAACAGCCTCGGCCTCACGGAGGCGCAGCCGGAGAACAACGTCCAACGCATCGTGCTCGAGATGCTCGCCGTGACGCTGTCGAAGAAGGCTCGCGCCCGCGCGGTGCAGCTGCCCGCGTGGAACGAGGCGCTCGGCCTGCCGCGGCCGTGGGACCAGCAGTGGTCGCTGCGCCTCCAGCAGGTGCTGGCGTTCGAGTCCGACCTCCTCGAGTACGAGGACATCTTCGACGGCTCCCCGGTGGTCGAGGCCAAGGTCCGCGAGCTCGTGGAGGGCGCCAAGGCGGAGATCGACCGGGTGCAGGCGATGGGCGGCGCGATCGCCGCCGTCGACTCGGGCTACATGAAGCAGGAGCTGGTCTCGTCCCACGCCCGGCGCCGTGCCGCGATCGAGGCCGGCGAGGAGATCATCGTCGGCGTCAACAAGTTCGACACCACCGAGCAGAGCCCGCTGACCGCCGACCTCGACGGCGCGATCATGGTCGCCGACCCGGAGGCCGAGAAGGCCGCCCTGGCGTCCGTCGAGGCGTGGAAGGCCCAGCGCGACCAGGCCGAGGTCGACGCCGCGCTGGCCCGCCTGGCCGAGGACGCCAAGACCGGCACGAACCTGATGGCCGCCACCCTCGCCGCCGCCCGCGCGGGCGCGACCACGGGGGAGTGGGCCGGGGTGCTGCGCGAGGTGTTCGGCGAGTTCCGCGCCCCCACCGGCGTCGCCGGCGCCGTGGGCGTGGCTGAGGCCGGCGCCGAGCTGACCGCCGTCCGCGAGGCCGTGCAGCGCACCGGTGACGAGCTCGGCGGCCGCCTGCGGCTGCTGGTCGGCAAGCCCGGGCTCGACGGCCACTCGAACGGCGCCGAGCAGGTCGCCGTACGGGCGCGCGACGCCGGCTTCGAGGTCATCTACCAGGGCATCCGGCTCACCCCCGAGCAGATCGTGGCCGCCGCGGTCGCCGAGGACGTCCACTGCGTGGGCCTCTCGATCCTGTCCGGCTCGCACATGGAGCTGGTGCCGGCCGTGCTCGACGGCCTCAAGGCCGCCGGGATGGGCGACGTGCCGGTCATCGTCGGCGGGATCATCCCCGAGTCCGACGGCAAGGCGCTCCTCGAGCTGGGCGTGGCCGCGGTCTACACGCCGAAGGACTTCGGGCTGACCGAGATCATGGGCGGCATCGTCGAGGTCATCCGCAAGGCCAACGGCCTGGCGTAG
- the atpD gene encoding F0F1 ATP synthase subunit beta, whose protein sequence is MTATVEETTASGAASVGRIARVIGPVVDIEFPTDSMPDIYNKLEAEITLDGETTVLPLEVAQHIGDGMVRAISLKPTDGLVRGQSVSDTGEPISVPVGDVTLGKVFNATGDFLNLAEGETVEVNERWGIHRKAPAFDQLESKTQMFETGIKVIDLLAPYVTGGKIGLFGGAGVGKTVLIQEMIARVAKNHGGVSVFAGVGERTREGNDLIVEMQEAGVFDKVALVFGQMDEPPGTRLRVALSALTMAEYFRDVQGQDVLLFIDNIFRFTQAGSEVSTLLGRMPSAVGYQPNLADEMGTLQERITSTRGRSITSMQAIYVPADDYTDPAPAATFAHLDATTELSREIASLGIYPAVDPLTSTSRILDPQYIGQAHYDCAIRIKQILQRNKELQDIIAILGVDELSEEDKIIVSRARRIQRFLSQNTYVAKQFTGIEGSTVPVAETIEAFNKIADGEYDHVAEQAFFMCGGLDDVERNWAEIQKSL, encoded by the coding sequence ATGACTGCAACGGTTGAAGAGACCACCGCCAGCGGTGCGGCCTCGGTGGGTCGGATCGCACGGGTCATCGGCCCGGTCGTCGACATCGAGTTCCCGACCGACTCGATGCCCGACATCTACAACAAGCTCGAGGCCGAGATCACCCTCGACGGCGAGACCACGGTCCTGCCGCTCGAGGTGGCCCAGCACATCGGCGACGGCATGGTCCGCGCCATCTCCCTGAAGCCCACCGACGGCCTGGTCCGGGGCCAGAGCGTCTCCGACACCGGCGAGCCGATCTCGGTGCCGGTCGGCGACGTCACCCTCGGCAAGGTCTTCAACGCCACCGGTGACTTCCTCAACCTCGCCGAGGGCGAGACGGTGGAGGTCAACGAGCGCTGGGGCATCCACCGCAAGGCGCCTGCCTTCGACCAGCTCGAGTCGAAGACGCAGATGTTCGAGACGGGCATCAAGGTCATCGACCTGCTCGCGCCGTACGTCACCGGTGGAAAGATCGGCCTGTTCGGTGGTGCCGGCGTCGGCAAGACCGTGCTCATCCAGGAGATGATCGCCCGCGTCGCCAAGAACCACGGTGGTGTGTCGGTGTTCGCCGGTGTCGGCGAGCGCACCCGTGAGGGCAACGACCTGATCGTCGAGATGCAGGAGGCCGGCGTCTTCGACAAGGTCGCCCTGGTCTTCGGCCAGATGGACGAGCCGCCGGGCACGCGTCTTCGCGTCGCCCTGTCCGCGCTGACGATGGCGGAGTACTTCCGCGACGTCCAGGGCCAGGACGTGCTGCTGTTCATCGACAACATCTTCCGGTTCACGCAGGCCGGCTCCGAGGTCTCGACGCTGCTCGGCCGCATGCCGTCCGCCGTGGGCTACCAGCCCAACCTGGCTGACGAGATGGGCACGCTGCAGGAGCGGATCACCTCGACCCGCGGTCGCTCGATCACCTCGATGCAGGCGATCTACGTCCCCGCCGACGACTACACCGACCCGGCCCCGGCGGCGACCTTCGCCCACCTGGACGCCACGACCGAGCTCTCCCGTGAGATCGCGTCGCTCGGTATCTACCCGGCGGTGGACCCGCTGACCTCGACCTCGCGGATCCTCGACCCGCAGTACATCGGTCAGGCCCACTACGACTGCGCGATCCGCATCAAGCAGATCCTGCAGCGCAACAAGGAGCTCCAGGACATCATCGCGATCCTCGGTGTCGACGAGCTCTCCGAGGAAGACAAGATCATCGTCTCCCGCGCGCGTCGTATCCAGCGGTTCCTGTCGCAGAACACCTACGTCGCCAAGCAGTTCACCGGCATCGAGGGCTCGACGGTCCCCGTGGCCGAGACGATCGAGGCGTTCAACAAGATCGCCGACGGTGAGTACGACCACGTGGCCGAGCAGGCGTTCTTCATGTGCGGCGGTCTCGACGACGTCGAGCGCAACTGGGCCGAGATCCAGAAGAGCCTCTGA